From the genome of Chiloscyllium plagiosum isolate BGI_BamShark_2017 chromosome 13, ASM401019v2, whole genome shotgun sequence:
TTGCCTGGACTTGCCCAGGCTGCTGTGTGGATTGCTGCACACATTGCATTGTAGGAAACGGAGCTGGAGAAACGGAAATACAATTCTAACTTCTGCAGCACACATGGTGGCAAAAGGCCCACAAAGCAATGCAGAACAGGTCTTAAAGTAAATAAATCATTTTACAAGTAATTCATCTTCAGGCACTCTACCCACATTGCATTTAATCCTCTCATATCTGACACTTGACTCATACCTCTGATGGTCACTTGTAAAGCTTCAAGACAATTATAAAGCACAGTTTTCATGCCCCACACccccccgcgccccccccccacccaacatgCCAGCTTTCACCAACATCCAAACAACACTGCCCAAAACATATTAGTTGGCACCACCGCAAAGCAGTGTGCCAAGGTTTCaccaacagcacctttcaaatctgtgacctctgccacctggaaggacaagatgGACAGGCATGTGTGAGTGTTGCCAGCTTCAAACTGGACAAAATAATCAGTTTTGTCACTGGAACTCAGTACACATAACAGCACCATGGAACATACCCTCACCATTATCAAGAATACCAGCTTAGGTTAATATTGTCCAAAaagctgggtaataaatgctagccattgcttttttttttgtttaaataaagtACATACATTACAGCAACACAAGAACTGGCTGTATGTAAAATATCCACCACAGCAGCATCACATCCTCACCATGTCCTAGGCCATGCCATGCCttcacttttatttctttcccctttaCATCTCTTGTTATCTTTAGTTCCCAAGTAAGTAGAAATCTACTAACATCATCAAACTAATGCATGTCATTGAGCATTTTGTGCACATTCACATTTATGGTTTGGTCACTCAAAAAAAAAGGCACTATAGCAATGCAAAATCATCCTGTTCTTTCAAATGATTCATTGTTCCCGCTTTCATAGTGGCCACAACACTCATTCCTTTCCTTCCCAGGAAAACGAGTTATTGCATACAGTGAACAAACCAATAGATGACATGCAGATTGACAATGGGACCGCACCTTTCTCTTAAGTTATCATATATGAATTGTCAAGACATACAATAAAACATCCAACGCTCAATacagttttctttcttttatataAAAATGCACTTTGTATTAAAAGTCTCAGAACAGACACAGCTGTTAAATGCACGTCTGGATTTGTAACATATAGAGGATGTTAGAATTCCTTGGTGTGCCAGACTAAGatttcccccaacccccccccgccccccccttccttccttccttccccctTGCCCTCCCATCTCGGTCAGTGTTGGCCTGgacagaaagagtgagagagagattagattaaTACACAGAATCGCAAAGTGAGGGATGATACAGGTCCTTTGGAAACAAAAGCGGAGGAGAAATTAACAAAAAAAGAGGAAGCTAGATTTCCTAACAACCTGCGATGTAGGCAAAGCGAGGAAAATATGGGGGGGGAAAACCAAACTTCTGTGTAGATTCCATCAAGAGAGGCTCTTTTCACTCTCGCCATGCTTTATGCGGGATCACTCAAAGGAAAGTTTTAAGTACTTTTATTTTGTGCGCCGGCAGCTCATGGGATGGCATGGAGGCTTTCACAGATTGGCACGTACTGCATTGACAGTGGAATCTCAAAGGCACTAGACACAAGGGCGGTTGGTGGCCTGCGATCAGCCGGTTTGTGGACCACAGCACAGTAATTGTCTGCACCCTCCTGGGCTCACTaggtgtccattcatcagtcttcTCTCTCCTCCCTTGTTTGTACAAGTCCACGGTTGTCACATTCACAGCACACAGTTCAAAAAAATAACCATTATCGCATTTTACGTTAAATATATTTGCCCTACCTTTCCCCTTTTCTGTcaatggggtggtggtgggggaggggatgggggtggggcgaGGGGGAGACAGGTTAAAGGGCAGGGGAGGGAGGGACaaaaaggggaagaggaggcaAAAATCAAGTCACAGCAGTTCAACAAAAAATAGATGTACTTTGCTTTCCCCACACCCCTAAACACCCCATGAATAAAACAGCAGTAAGATGGAGCTCTGATTCAAATCGTGTGGCATCTGTTACAGTGTCTCCAAAGTTTACGTTggtgccacaggagatgggatgTCAAATATCCATATTTTCAACTTTGCATAGAAACTCTGTGCCTGTAGCGAGAGAGGGGAAAGTGGAGATGGGGGAGGGAACAGAAGGGGACAAAAAACGTTAAAGAGATCAGCAATTCATCATTCATTAAGATTCACTTAcaattcacccccccccccacctccccttgCAGTGAACAAAAGACTAGATTGTACCAAATACAGTCAACTGAATTCTAAAATAAATCTTTTCTCCCCTCCCCCTTTACAGTTTTGAATGCAAATCTGTGCCTGCCAACTCAACTCGTCTCAAACCCtgcaaacagagacacacacagaaaagCACACAGGCACAAACAGAGGGATCCAGAGATAGACATATAGGCACAGATAGAGACACAGATCCAGAGAGAcaggtatacacacacatatatacaggcACAGTCAGATAGACAGATCCagagacatatacacacacacacagatacagagatatacatgcacacacagtgacATAAAGAGAAAGAGATACAAAGACATACACATAGGCACGTACAGATAGACACATACACAGGaatacagagacagacagatacagaaacacacagacagacatacagacaANNNNNNNNNNNGTACAAGAgtcacacacagaggcacagagagaaagacacagacacacagagatagagacatacacatgcagacagacagaaatgGAGATACAGAGATACACAGGCAcatacagagagaaaaacatacagagacacacacacaggcaagtgcagacagagagcgagacagagactCACACAGGCATATACAGAGAGGGGCATTCAAACAGACACCCACAGGCacatagagggagagagagacacacacagtaaAGGAGACACACTCGCGGAGGCAGAATTAAACCCGAGCAGCAGTTGGTGCTCTCACTAACACATGCAGTTTTAACAGCTTTCCCCCCCATTTTAAGTGAAACAGCTTTCTTTCCGGGtgtacagagacagacacacacactgctggTTATAACTTGTCTCCCTAACAGTAGCATCACtactgggaggggaggggaggggaggggagggggtggttcAATCTgtctccccatcccccacattTCCATCACATGAGCTTCATCTCTGGGCAATTTAttggagaaaaaaacatttaaagaaatgtttcacacttccctctccctctctcacttttcttaaaacaaaaacgAGAAAAAAAGGGGGGGGGAGTTAGTGAAGTGCACTCCCTCTCCCTccaaaatgattatttttaaacaaaaaaaaacaagaattcaagcctcaccttttttttaataacgtgtaatatatatttatatagaaATCTATCACAGGACAACACAGGACGAGCAACAATGATCATCCCCATTGGGCTGAGCCACATAGTTCATCTGCCGGACGATCTCTGCAAACAGTTCGTCCACGGAGGTTTTATTTTTGGCCGAAGTCTCCATGAAAGGGCAGTTCCACTCATCGGCCAGAGCCTTGCCTTCGCCAAAGGAGACCTCCCGCTCCCCTTCCAGGTCCACCTTATTGCCCACCAGCAGCATGGGCACCCTCTCGTAGCGCTTCACCCGGATGATCTGGTCCCGCATGGGTCGGATGTCCTGGAAACTCTGCTGGTTGACCAGGCTGTAGACCAGGATGAAGCCTTGGCCGTTCTTGATGTACAGGTCTCGCATGGAGGCGAACTGCTCGGTGCCCGCCGTGTCCAGGATCTCCAGCACCGAGGGCGAGGAGTCCACCTCGATCTCCTTCCTGTAGAAGTCCTCGATGGTCGGGTCGTATTTCTCGATGAAGGAACCGGTGACAAACTGCACGGTCAGCGCTGACTTGCCCACCCCTCCGCTGCCCAGCACCACCACTTTGTATTCCCTCATGGTGCGCCCAGAGCCACTTTCTCCCCTCGGTTAGGGTCGGGTAGggtggagggggtgtgggggCGCTGGGGTAGATCCCTGCAGAATTTACAATCAGAAATCGATCTGGGGAGGacgggggagagagaaaggggcaAAAAGAAAAGGAACGAAGAGGACAAATGCAACCactcagagggagagagagagagagaaaaaaaaatcttcggCTCCTTTCTTTTCCCTCTGGCTCCGCGACTCCTTATTTATTTCAAATCCAATTCCAATCCAAATCTAAGGGGACCCCGGCATTTATTCGCCAATGCAGCTGCCTTTCTCTGTCCTGGACTCAGTGCCTTCTCCCCCTCCTCCTCGGCCGTACGAGAGAGAACAGCCTGAACAATCTCTCCCACGCTCTTCCCTCCCattgacacacagacacaaggcaGGGCTTTCGCAGGGCGTGTACACGTCGGAGGAGCTACACTCTTAAAAGGGGCGAGACCAGAAATTAAAATCTACCGGGTCCCACCATCACCACACGGATGGTTGGCGGAGGGGAGGCCAAGGGGGAATTgttccagagggtggtacgtgtatggaatgagctgccagaggatgtggtacaattgcaacatttaagaggcatctggatgggtatatgaataggaagggtttggagggagggtgcgggcaggtgggactagattgggttgggatatctggtcagcatggacgggttggaccgagggatctgtttctgtgccgtacatctctatgattttatgacagtATAACTGTGATGGGGGCATCAACaagtctttttttgaaaaaaattgtgcATTCATGGAAATCAGACAttactggaaaggctcagcagcagctatagaattcctacagtgtggaaacacgtttttcacaccaactctctgaacagcatcccacccaatccccagAAGCCTTGTATTTCCCGTGGCTGagtagttcatcaacttcaccaacaccttccatcctgacctcaggttcacctggaccatctctgacacctccctccccttcctgtgtCCGTCGACCTACTGAACATGGACATCTatctcaaacccaccaactcccatatctaccttgactacacctcctcccacacctcacccctgtaaaaatgctatccttactcacaattcctccgcctcccccgtatctgctcccaggaggagcaattctacTCCAGGTGGCCTcttatttcaaggactgcaatttcccctcccacatgatcaacaatgctctCAATTGCAACTCgcccacttcccgcacctccgtcctCAAACTCATCCATccccaactgcaacaaggatggaacacccctggtcctcaccttccaccccactaatctccagatacaacacATTATCCTgttccatttccaccacctacaatcagacccccaccaccaaaaatatatttccctccccatccgtATCTACATTCTGTagaaaccattccctctgcaactccccaCCAACCGCCCCACCACACCcggtaccttcccttgccaccgcaagatgTGTAAAACCTGCGatccacctccctcctcacctctgtccaaggccctaaaggatcatttcaaatccagcagaAATTTTTCTGTACATCGTCCCACATCATTTCCTGTAtgcgttgctctcgatgtggcctcctctacatcggggacacTGAGCGCGAACTCATGGAGCCATTCACGGAATATCTCTGgtacacacgcaccaaacaaccccactggcctgaggccaaccacttcaactccctctcacACTTCCCCatggacatgcaaatcctggccttcctccaccaccaagtcAAAGCCACCCAACAATTGGAGGAAGAATGACTTATCTTCTGCCCTGGGACCCTCCAGCTACACGGCATCAatatcgacttcactagtttccaaatctctcccccccaccccatctcatcccagatccaactcagcattgccctcttgacctgtcctaactgtccatcttccttcccacctatctgctccaccttccccgTCGACCCAttaccatcacctcccacctatATCCACCTATTGCCATAACACCTATCTTGCCCCTAGCCCCACttcccaccccatttatctctcagctccccgcccccccccccctacattcctcatgaagggcttgtGCTGGAAACATCGGTTCTNNNNNNNNNNNNNNNNNNNNNNNNNNNNNNNNNNNNNNNNNNNNNNNNNNNNNNNNNNNNNNNNNNNNNNNNNNNNNNNNNNNNNNNNNNNNNNNNNNNNNNNNNNNNNNNNNNNNNNNNNNNNNNNNNNNNNNNNNNNNNNNNNNNNNNNNNNNNNNNNNNNNNNNNNNNNNNNNNNNNNNNNNNNNNNNNNNNNNNNNNNNNNNNNNNNNNNNNNNNNNNNNNNNNNNNNNNNNNNNNNNNNNNNNNNNNNNNNNNNNNNNNNNNNNNNNNNNNNNNNNNNNNNNNNNNNNNNNNNNNNNNNNNNNNNNNNNNNNNNNNNNNNNNNNNNNNNNNNNNNNNNNNNNNNNNNNNNNNNNNNNNNNNNNNNNNNNNNNNNNNNNNNNNNNNNNNNNNNNNNNNNNNNNNNNNNNNNNNNNNNNNNNNNNGGGGTGGGGGGGGGGCCAGGTGGGGCAAGTGAGGAAGAATGGGTGATGGGGGCAAGTGAGGTGGAATGGATGATGCAGGTACAGTGGATAGTGGAGAGTTGGTCGGGACtgggcaggaatgggagcaggagCCGTTCCCCTCCAGCCTGGTGATATCAGTGGTGCACAAGCACACAGATGATTTCTCAAGGCCTGTTTACATtacagacctgcacatctgtagCAGCCATTATGGTATTTTGGAGAATCGCTGCTTATTTGAGAAGGAGGAATGCGCTGGGCTATGTGGGGAAAGGCACTAAGTGAGGTGAATGGAgccaaatggtctcattctgtgctgtaataattaTGTGATCAAATTAACACACCTGATATTATAATTTATGGATGAAAGACAGATTTCTAGGCTGACTCTGAGCAACCCTGGGCCCTGTCCTCAGTCGCTAGACCATCAGTTGCCTGAAcgctctggaattcactcccgAAACATCTCTTCCTATCTCCTCCATTAATACGCTCCTTAAAACTAACTGCTTTGATCAAGTGTTTGTCCCAGAATCTAATTTAGCTGTGGTGACAGGTTTTGTTTAATAATCACAGCTGTGAACCACCACTGGGATGTTTTACCACATTTTCATCACTATACAGTTTGCCAGCAACATTCTGCacctctcatccaggtcatttttcCTGAGATGAGAGGGTTGGTGCATAGGGCCAGCTGGCCATAAGCCGAAGATATGTTCATGACCATTTAAGGCCAATTTATCTGAGACAGAGTTGAGAGTCAGGTCTCCAGGCAACACTTGgggatttccttcccaaaagatcACAGCcctgggcataagcctgaaagtGGAGGTTTGCCCTCTCTTACTTACCTGCAATGGCAGGTTGCAGTTTCCTTTATGCTGGACTATTTAGAATGACATGGTGGTttagtggttggcactgcagcctcacaggaccagggacccaggttcgattccagccttgggtaactgtctgtgtggagcttgcacattcttcctgtgtctgcatgggtttcctctgggttctcctgCCCAAagtgttagtgcattagtcagagggaaatgggtctgggtgggctactcttcagagggttggtgtgggcctgtttccacattataaggaatctaatctaatccattgtCTTTGAGATCTCACAACCCTCTTGCCACTAGATGGTCACTGCTGGGTGATTGTTCCTCTCACAGTGCTGGATCAGGACTAGTCATTTGATTGCAGTATTGGGTTCTCAGCCCAAAACCCAAatgcttcaaattccaccatgaccATCTTTGATCTGAGATTCTCTTTCAGATGTtgtgctgcctgaggaaggaacgGGGGCTCGGAATGCTTGCggtttgaaataaacctgttagactataacccgctgtcgtgtgacttttgactttgtcttgTTTGAGTAAGAAACCTCTGTAtcatgagtctatgactcttgATGTTTTTGCTTTGTAACAGTCTCCCACAGCTTTCAGACGTCTCACTGCATTTTCCAGCCAATGCAATACTTCTGAAGTGTGGCAGCTGTTGTAATCTAGGAAACACAGGAATCAGTTTACGTACAGAAAGCTCttacaagcagcaatgtgataaaaGACACAATTATCTGCTTTTTAGTGATGTCATTTGAAGGACAAATATTGCTGGGTTACAAGTGAGTATTCCATTTTTCAGCAAAACAGTTCCATGGGATTTTCACATCCATATAAGAGAGTGGATGGAGGTCTCACCTTAAAGCATTATCCAAGCTAAAGTATCTCTACCATATTAATTTGCAATGTATGGGATCAGAGCAGGGATTAATTtgtaactttttcaaagagctacCACAGAATacagagccaaatggcctccccatgtgctgtatatttctgtgaCTATAAATATGCTGCATTGACACAGAACTTGAACAGGTGGGTGGGACTTAACAGAGAAAATTACCTATCTGGGAAGTGCAGAAATTGTTTTGTAAATGATCATAGCtgacaagttttttttccacATCTCACAAATGGACGATAGGAtgacttttttgttttgtttcatcacAAAGCGTCTCTTGTCATGAAGGAACCATCAATCCCTGGACTGAGGACAGGGCCCAGGGTTGCCTCAGAGTCAGCCTAGAAATCTGTCTTTCATCCATAAATTCCATTATCAGGTCTGTCCATTTGATCACAgaattaatacagcacagaatgacaCCATTTGGACCCATTCATCTTGACTAAATCTATTGGCTTGTAACAAACTAGAATTACcagcagtttaaaaataacttgCTTCCTTTGCAGCAATCAGTAAATACCAGTATTTCCAGACAGGAATTTCTGGTGTTAGTTTCACTCATAGAGTTacagcgtcatagagatgtacagcatggaaacagaccctttggtccaactcgtctatgctgaccagatatcctaatctaatcccagcatttggcccatattcctccaaacctttcctattcatatacccatctagatgccttctaaatgttgtaattgtaccagcctccaccacttcctctggcaactctttccatacatgcaccatcctctgtgtgaaaaagttaccccttaggtcccttttatatctttcccctctcactctaaacctatgctctctcgtctggactcccccaccccagggaaaatattttgtctatttatcctatccatgcccctcatgattttgttgtAAAGGCAGGAGTATTCACTTATTGGTGTAAATGTAAAGTCATCAGAGGACCATTGGACTGCTCACTCAGGAGAaggaagtgactggtggtgaattTGACCTGAAGGTTGCCACTCCACAAGCAAGAGGAGTGGATGAGAGGGCAGGACCTTCATGGCAACCTTAGCTAGTGTTGAATTAGAACCTTCattgttagcatcactctgcattgcaaagcagccatccagccaatgGAACTACAGCAAAATTAATATGCCATTCAACACCTTGAGTTCTTTTGGCATTCCATTTAATGATGGTCGACCTGACAGTGCAACAACTCTGTCCAACTTTGCAtcatatttctcaatttccttaaCAAACAAAGAATGATTGATCTCAATCTTGAGAGCTCCAATTGACCCTCAGCATCTACTGTGGTCTGGAACATTTAGTTTTTTTGCATCCAGACATTTTGAATCTTGTTAAC
Proteins encoded in this window:
- the LOC122556183 gene encoding ras-related protein Rap-2b; protein product: MREYKVVVLGSGGVGKSALTVQFVTGSFIEKYDPTIEDFYRKEIEVDSSPSVLEILDTAGTEQFASMRDLYIKNGQGFILVYSLVNQQSFQDIRPMRDQIIRVKRYERVPMLLVGNKVDLEGEREVSFGEGKALADEWNCPFMETSAKNKTSVDELFAEIVRQMNYVAQPNGDDHCCSSCVVL